A genomic segment from Pseudoxanthomonas sp. CF385 encodes:
- a CDS encoding sialate O-acetylesterase codes for MARAQEPSETALLHPLFQDHAVLQREAPIRLWGHAEAGSGVSIAFAGQTATAHADADGRWEATLPAQAAGGPHVLVVKAGRTTQVVRDIRLGDVWLCAGQSNMELPVWRALDASSEIASATHPDIRLFVVPHGSAVTPQSRFAGEVRWQAASPESARDFSAACLYFARELRKTIDVPMGLIQAAWGGSRIEAWASADALRTGGDLDEALDVLSLHATDASAAVARWGRHWEHWWTHRTAAALDDMPWRAEASAAGWRAAPVELGAWERWGVPDLADYNGMVWYRTRVTLTAAQAARNATLELGAADETDMTWVNGTVVGSRYGPGEARRYALPAGLLKAGVNTVVVNVLDTYRDGGLAGPAEAQALRFDDGTRVVLDAGWQYRRAADAGEPPHAPWQATTGLSTLYNGMIAPLGRYGLRGVLWYQGESNTGKGAVYAERLRALRNDWRRRFGRDVPMLVVQLAGYGMPPTAPVESGWAQVRDAQRRVAGEDAHSGLVVAIDIGDAYDIHPPNKQELGRRLARAARHVVYGERTLPPSGPVARSASRMEAGVRIDFDDITGALATTGAKGPIGFELCDAERRCAYADATLEGDAVVLRRVPDVRADRVRYCWADGPVCTLRDAAGLPAGPFELPLTPAEAPR; via the coding sequence ATGGCGCGTGCGCAGGAACCGTCGGAGACGGCGCTGCTGCACCCGCTGTTCCAGGATCATGCCGTCCTGCAGCGCGAAGCGCCGATCCGGCTCTGGGGCCACGCCGAGGCGGGCAGCGGCGTCTCGATCGCGTTCGCGGGACAGACCGCCACCGCACATGCCGATGCCGATGGGCGATGGGAAGCCACCTTGCCTGCCCAGGCCGCCGGCGGTCCGCATGTGCTGGTGGTCAAGGCGGGCCGGACCACGCAGGTGGTGCGGGATATCCGCCTGGGCGATGTGTGGCTGTGCGCCGGGCAGTCCAACATGGAACTGCCGGTGTGGCGCGCGCTCGATGCGAGCAGCGAGATCGCGTCAGCCACGCATCCGGACATCCGCCTGTTCGTCGTTCCGCACGGCAGTGCGGTGACGCCGCAATCGCGCTTCGCGGGCGAGGTGCGCTGGCAAGCCGCTTCACCCGAAAGCGCGCGGGATTTCTCGGCGGCCTGCCTGTACTTCGCGCGCGAGCTGCGCAAGACGATCGATGTGCCGATGGGTCTGATCCAGGCGGCGTGGGGCGGATCGCGCATCGAGGCATGGGCCAGCGCCGACGCGCTGCGTACGGGGGGCGACCTGGACGAAGCCCTCGACGTGCTGTCGCTCCATGCCACCGATGCATCCGCTGCCGTCGCTCGCTGGGGACGCCACTGGGAGCATTGGTGGACGCATCGCACCGCCGCCGCGCTGGACGACATGCCCTGGCGTGCCGAAGCGTCCGCCGCCGGTTGGCGCGCGGCCCCTGTCGAGCTCGGGGCCTGGGAGCGCTGGGGCGTGCCCGACCTGGCCGACTACAACGGCATGGTGTGGTACCGCACCCGGGTGACGCTGACCGCAGCGCAAGCCGCCCGCAACGCTACGCTGGAACTCGGCGCAGCGGATGAAACGGACATGACCTGGGTGAACGGCACGGTCGTGGGCAGCCGCTACGGTCCCGGCGAAGCGCGACGGTATGCGTTGCCGGCCGGACTGCTCAAGGCAGGCGTCAACACCGTGGTGGTCAACGTGCTGGACACGTATCGCGACGGCGGCTTGGCCGGACCCGCCGAGGCGCAGGCGTTGCGCTTCGACGATGGCACGCGCGTCGTGCTGGATGCCGGCTGGCAGTATCGTCGCGCGGCCGATGCGGGAGAGCCGCCGCATGCGCCCTGGCAGGCCACGACGGGCCTGTCGACGCTGTACAACGGGATGATCGCACCACTGGGCCGCTACGGACTGCGCGGCGTGCTGTGGTACCAGGGCGAATCCAACACGGGGAAGGGCGCCGTCTACGCCGAGCGTCTGCGCGCCTTGCGCAATGACTGGCGGCGCCGATTCGGCCGCGATGTCCCGATGCTGGTGGTGCAGTTGGCCGGCTATGGCATGCCGCCGACCGCACCCGTCGAAAGCGGCTGGGCGCAGGTACGCGACGCGCAGCGGCGCGTGGCCGGAGAGGATGCGCACTCCGGTCTGGTGGTCGCCATCGACATCGGTGATGCCTACGACATCCATCCGCCCAACAAGCAGGAACTCGGCCGTCGCCTTGCACGCGCCGCACGCCACGTCGTCTATGGCGAGCGGACATTGCCGCCGTCCGGCCCGGTCGCACGCTCCGCGTCGCGCATGGAGGCGGGGGTGAGGATTGATTTCGACGACATCACCGGCGCATTGGCAACGACCGGCGCGAAGGGTCCGATCGGCTTCGAACTCTGCGATGCCGAACGCCGCTGCGCGTATGCGGATGCCACCCTCGAGGGCGACGCCGTCGTCCTGCGCCGTGTCCCCGATGTCCGTGCCGACCGGGTGCGGTACTGCTGGGCCGACGGCCCGGTGTGCACGCTGCGCGATGCCGCCGGACTGCCGGCCGGTCCCTTCGAACTTCCCCTCACGCCTGCCGAAGCGCCCCGATGA
- a CDS encoding LacI family DNA-binding transcriptional regulator encodes MDKPKKSIRRKTSGVTIDEVAALAGVSPMTVSRVINGQGKVRDATRERVMRAVRELDYTPNLAASSLAAAQHTRIALIYTNPSGAYLRELLVGLLRVASRTAVQLVIDYWEDLDAESERKAARALGSRVDGVILPPPLCESRAAVTELIKAGIPVVAIASGRFSDDISCVRIDDFHAGKEMAEHLIQQGHTRIGFIRGRTDLSASARRYDGFVTALHDAGLEVDSELVQQGDYTYRSGLKAAEKLLALRKPPTAIFASNDDMGAAAISVAHRRGLDVPRDLSVVGFDDTSAATTVWPELTTIHQPIASMANAAIDILLRGIRRKTDSTRVLMDHVVPHRLVTRDSVATPPKRR; translated from the coding sequence TTGGACAAGCCGAAGAAGTCGATCCGACGCAAGACCAGCGGCGTGACGATCGACGAAGTCGCCGCCCTGGCAGGCGTGTCGCCCATGACGGTTTCGCGGGTGATCAATGGCCAGGGCAAGGTCCGCGACGCCACCCGCGAGCGCGTCATGCGCGCCGTACGCGAGCTGGACTACACCCCCAACCTGGCCGCCAGCTCGCTCGCGGCCGCGCAGCACACGCGCATTGCCCTGATCTACACGAATCCGAGCGGTGCCTACCTGCGCGAACTGCTGGTGGGTCTGCTGCGTGTCGCCTCGCGCACCGCCGTGCAGCTGGTCATCGACTACTGGGAAGACCTGGATGCCGAGTCCGAGCGCAAGGCCGCGCGCGCGCTCGGCAGCCGGGTGGATGGCGTGATCCTGCCGCCACCGCTGTGCGAATCCCGTGCGGCGGTGACCGAACTGATCAAGGCCGGCATCCCGGTGGTCGCCATCGCGTCCGGACGCTTCAGCGACGACATCTCCTGCGTCCGGATCGACGACTTCCACGCAGGCAAGGAGATGGCCGAACATCTGATCCAGCAGGGCCATACCCGCATCGGCTTCATCCGGGGCCGCACCGATCTCAGTGCGAGCGCGCGACGCTACGACGGATTCGTCACCGCCCTGCACGACGCCGGCCTCGAGGTCGACAGCGAACTCGTGCAGCAGGGCGACTACACCTACCGTTCGGGCCTGAAGGCCGCGGAAAAACTGCTGGCGCTGCGCAAACCGCCCACCGCGATCTTCGCCAGCAACGACGACATGGGGGCGGCCGCCATCTCGGTCGCGCACCGCAGGGGCCTCGACGTGCCGCGCGACCTGTCGGTAGTGGGCTTCGACGATACGTCGGCCGCCACCACGGTCTGGCCGGAACTCACGACCATCCACCAGCCCATCGCGTCCATGGCCAACGCCGCCATCGACATCCTGCTGCGCGGCATCCGGCGCAAGACCGACAGCACGCGCGTGCTGATGGATCATGTCGTGCCGCACCGGCTGGTCACCCGGGATTCGGTGGCGACCCCGCCCAAGCGGCGCTAG
- a CDS encoding alpha-glucuronidase family glycosyl hydrolase — protein MLALVACVSVARAEDGYGLWMRYVQADASKVEAYRAALGDVVAPDRTPTQRAARDELQRGLAGLLGVQPRFHTAPAGTAALVLGTPDSSPSLVIFQPELEDIGEEGYLLRQTQLGGQTVVVIAARRDIGVLYGVFHLLRLLQTGAALSDLDVRETPRMKLRVLNHWDNLDGYVERGYAGGSLWDWHTLPEWLDPRYTDYARANASLGINGAVLNNVNANAVSLSSAYLRKAAALADVFRPYGVRVYLSARFSAPMELGGLATADPLDPGVQRWWRGKADEIHALIPDFGGFLVKANSEGQPGPQDYGRSHADGANLLADALAPHGGVVMWRAFVYAHDVPEDRAKQAYNEFVGLDGAFRDNVMVQVKNGPIDFQPREPFHPLFGAMPRTPLMMEFQITKEYLGFATHLVYLGPLYEEVLRADTHVRGPGSTVARVVDGSLDAHALSGVAGVANIGDDRTWSGSHFDPANWYAFGRLAWNPDQSARDIATDWVTMTFSRAPDVVAPVVAMMMGSREAAVDYMTPLGLHHLMARGHHYGPGPWVAGGPRADWTSVYYHRADRHGIGFDRTTRGSDGVSQYAPAVARTFDDVGQVPENLLLWFHHVPWQHRMRSGQTLWTELVHRYGRGAGYVEAMQSTWGGLRGKVDEPRHRHVAAFLRIQRDEAQWWRDASVAYFQSINGLPLPAGETPPPHPRAYYQALQFPYAPGDGR, from the coding sequence ATGTTGGCGCTGGTCGCCTGCGTGTCCGTGGCCCGTGCCGAGGACGGGTATGGGCTCTGGATGCGCTATGTGCAGGCCGACGCCTCGAAGGTCGAGGCGTATCGCGCGGCCTTGGGCGATGTGGTCGCGCCGGACCGGACGCCCACCCAGCGCGCCGCCCGCGACGAATTGCAGCGCGGCCTGGCGGGCTTGCTGGGCGTGCAGCCCCGGTTCCACACCGCGCCTGCCGGCACGGCCGCACTGGTGCTCGGCACGCCGGACTCGTCTCCGTCGCTCGTAATCTTCCAGCCCGAGCTGGAAGACATAGGCGAAGAGGGGTATCTCCTCAGGCAGACGCAGCTGGGCGGGCAGACCGTCGTGGTGATCGCCGCGCGCCGCGACATCGGTGTGCTCTACGGTGTATTCCATCTGCTGCGGCTGCTGCAGACCGGGGCCGCGCTGAGCGATCTCGATGTGCGCGAGACCCCGAGAATGAAGCTCAGGGTGCTCAATCATTGGGACAATCTGGATGGGTACGTCGAACGGGGCTATGCCGGCGGCTCGCTATGGGACTGGCATACGCTCCCGGAGTGGCTGGATCCGCGGTACACGGACTATGCCCGCGCGAACGCATCGCTGGGCATCAATGGCGCCGTCCTCAACAACGTCAATGCGAACGCGGTCAGCTTGTCGTCTGCATACCTGCGCAAGGCGGCGGCGCTGGCGGACGTCTTCCGGCCGTACGGTGTCCGCGTCTACTTGAGTGCGCGCTTCAGCGCGCCCATGGAACTGGGCGGGCTGGCGACGGCCGATCCGCTCGACCCCGGCGTCCAACGCTGGTGGCGCGGCAAGGCGGACGAAATCCACGCGCTCATCCCGGATTTCGGCGGATTCCTGGTGAAGGCGAACTCGGAGGGACAACCGGGGCCCCAGGACTACGGCCGCTCGCACGCCGACGGCGCGAATTTGCTCGCCGACGCGTTGGCCCCGCATGGCGGCGTGGTGATGTGGCGGGCCTTCGTGTACGCGCACGACGTACCCGAGGATCGGGCCAAGCAGGCCTACAACGAGTTCGTGGGCCTTGATGGCGCCTTCCGGGACAACGTCATGGTCCAGGTCAAGAACGGGCCCATCGACTTCCAGCCGCGCGAGCCGTTCCATCCGTTGTTCGGTGCGATGCCTCGTACGCCGCTGATGATGGAATTCCAGATCACGAAGGAGTACCTGGGCTTCGCGACCCATCTGGTGTATCTGGGGCCGCTCTACGAAGAGGTCCTGCGCGCGGACACGCACGTGCGCGGTCCGGGCTCCACGGTGGCCCGCGTGGTGGATGGATCGCTGGACGCCCATGCGCTCAGCGGGGTCGCCGGCGTGGCGAACATCGGCGACGATCGCACCTGGAGCGGGTCGCACTTCGATCCGGCCAACTGGTACGCCTTCGGCCGCCTGGCCTGGAATCCCGACCAGTCCGCGCGCGACATCGCGACCGACTGGGTGACGATGACGTTCTCCCGCGCGCCGGACGTGGTGGCGCCCGTGGTCGCGATGATGATGGGCTCGCGCGAGGCGGCGGTGGACTACATGACGCCATTGGGGCTGCATCACCTGATGGCGCGCGGCCACCACTACGGCCCCGGACCTTGGGTGGCCGGGGGACCGCGGGCAGACTGGACCTCGGTCTACTACCACCGTGCAGACCGCCACGGCATCGGATTTGACCGCACCACCCGCGGCAGCGACGGCGTATCCCAGTACGCGCCCGCGGTGGCGCGAACCTTCGATGATGTCGGGCAGGTGCCGGAGAATCTGCTGCTCTGGTTCCACCACGTGCCGTGGCAACACCGCATGCGCTCGGGACAAACCCTGTGGACCGAACTGGTGCACCGCTACGGGCGCGGCGCGGGTTACGTGGAGGCGATGCAGTCCACCTGGGGCGGCCTGCGTGGCAAGGTGGACGAACCGCGCCACCGGCACGTCGCCGCGTTCCTGCGTATCCAGCGCGACGAAGCGCAGTGGTGGCGGGATGCGAGCGTGGCTTACTTCCAATCGATCAACGGCCTGCCGCTGCCTGCCGGCGAAACGCCGCCGCCGCATCCGCGGGCGTACTACCAGGCGCTGCAGTTTCCGTATGCGCCGGGAGACGGACGATGA